The Bremerella sp. JC817 sequence GCCGCTCGATGCAGACATGATGACGGAAGAACCGTTCGGGCCCGTCGCGCTCCTCAACCGGTACGCGGGCGAGGATGCGATGATCGCGGAAGCGAACCGTCTCCCCTACGGACTGGCGGCCTATGCCTGGACGAGCGATCCCGCACGCCGCGACCGGCTGGCGGCCGAGGTCGAGGCGGGCATGCTCGCCATCAATGGCGGCAATG is a genomic window containing:
- a CDS encoding aldehyde dehydrogenase family protein — encoded protein: PLDADMMTEEPFGPVALLNRYAGEDAMIAEANRLPYGLAAYAWTSDPARRDRLAAEVEAGMLAINGGNVSFVDAPFGGVKWSGHGSEDGHEGVMACMVTKAVHEG